TGACGGTATGGCACCCTTAATTGAAATGAGGGTGGCCTCTGTGTTCGCCAACCCCAATAGTATCGTTGTAGCATCTCCCGCGCACGCTTGAAAAATCTACTGCCCCCAAAATTGGGGGCTGATGATTTCTTTGTGCTGCATCTCCCGCGCGTGCGCGTAAGGAAACAAAAGGGTGTAAATTCAACTGACACCCTTGGCGTAGCATCTCCCGCGCGTGCGCGTAAGGAAACAAAAGGGTGTAAATTCAACTGACACCCTTGGCGTAGCATCTCCCGCGCGTGCGCGTATGGAAACATCTCTCCCGTGGGTGTCTACTAAACACTCCCCCTTTTTATCGGTATAAAGATAATTTGCGAACTTGAGCGAATTTATGGTATTAAGAATGGTAATAATCAGCATACGACCAATGGTCTTACCCAAAAATCACAAAGTGATATTGCTAAAGAATTAGGTAAATCAAAGGGAACAATGTACCCTTTGATAATCCAATTTTGGACTTTCAGAATTCTTTGCTATCATCTCCCGCGCGGGCGCGTAGGGGAACACATTTGCGACACACCCTTTTCAGCTGCATCTCCCGCGAGCGCGCGTAGGGGAACCGAAGGGGTAGTTTTAACCGACCCCCAGTTATCTGTTTCCCTGTCTGCACTCAAACGGGCAAACTTATGCTGTTTTTATGAGTTTAATCATTAGAATCTCAAAACAAGTTGCACAGGTAGTATAGTTTCATAGGGATGGGGAGTATGAGAAATTTATTGAATTAGAATAATATTTCTATTGATATATTTAACAAAGAGGAATATAATGTAAATTTTTATCAGCAGAAAAAAAATAGGTTAGCTGTAGGGCCTATTTTCAAATAGGGGGTGTATTATTTGCATGTATTAACTCTATCCTTGCATATTTTATTAGTAACCACCTGATTTAATTCCAATATTGATACAATAAAACTTTTATTTTATATAGTAATTCTTACCATAATAATTCTTTAATATAATTATGATGCTATTATCGCTCTACTCCTATCACAATATATGGTATATGTCAATATTATTAGTCATATTAAACAATAATTGTATGGATTCATGCTATATATATTATGCTAATTGCACAATGTGAGTTATACAAAATGCGTATTTTGTATAATTGGCTAATGCTAACTATCTGTTGCTATATTTATGTTGATCTTCCGGGAGATAAGGAGATGATAATTGCGATTTGAATAATCATTCAGCTTCAATTGCATAAGCAATTATATACTAAGCTGATATGTTTTGTATGCTTTTTATTGGTTTGGATAATGGATTTCGGTGAATGTTCTACTCTGCAATTATTTTATGCTGAACAGGCCTTGATTTGTTGTTGGAAAATCAGTAATCATTATCAATTTAGTTTACACCCTACTAACTGTAAAGGTAAACTACTTTACACACATTGCATAAAATGATAATACTAAAAGTATAATAACTTATCTTATATTATACAATTAGTATTATATCTAATTATTTTTATATTGTTGAAAACATGTTGAATGATTGATAACTTATTATCAAAGATTCATCAATGGACTGGTCTTAACGGATTGTTTAACTATATTGCTGTCCTTTAGTCCCTCTAAATATCTCTGTGTTATCTTAATGTTCTCATGTCCCATTAACCTACTTAATGAATACACATCAATCCCATTGCGTAACTGCATCTGTGCGAACGTATGGCGGCATGTATGCGGACTGCATCTAATTGTGTTGGATACCTTCGCTTTCTTTCCTGCAATCCGTACAATGTTCTCTATAGCTACATTTGTTAAAGGTCTGCCTGTCCTGCTTAGAAAGTAAGCGTCACTTTTTGGATTCTTAAACTCAAAGAAGTATCTTTTAGCACGTTCATATTTCATCAGTATCTTTGACAGATAAGGACTTTTCCCCACCTGCCTTTCCTTCTTACCTTTGCCATAGATGATAATGGAAGTATCCTGTATATTATCGCTTTTTAAAGAGCATAGCTCATAGTTCCTGATTCCAGTATCAAACAGCATTGCTATAATTGCTTTATTTCTCACGCTTAGATAATCAATATTGGAATATGCTTCAAGCATCCGTTTAACTTCTGCATCACTGAAAGTTTGTATAATTACTTTAGGTTCCTTCATCCACTTTACTTTCAGGATTGGATTTCTGTCAATATAATCCTCTTCCATGAGATACTTATAGAATGACCTGTAAGTTTTAATTAGTCCGTTCAAATACGTTTCTTTTCTATTTCGTTTGATCTGATAAGCAAAAAACGATTTTAAATGAAATTCTGTTACCTGTTCAATATTAGTTAGATGATGAATTTCTTTCAGATAATTAACCAGATATTCAAGATTATTCCGATACCCTTTTACTGTCTTAGGGGTATATTGTCTGATCTGACACTCAAAGATAAATTCCTTTACACTATCCTCCAACAACATAGAAAAACCCTCCTAACATGTTTTGGATATACATGCTAAAAGGGTAATTATGATATGCAAATAGAAATTCAACTATTCAAAAGTTAAGAGGAATATATATCATCGTTCCGAAACAGATTCCACAATTCAGATTGATAATCATTCCTAAAAACTCTTAAAACCCGCTTATTTACTGATCTGCTTATTCTTCTTCCGGGTTTTCCCAGTTGTGCCACACGTTCTGAACGTCGTCGCTGTCCTCGAGGGAATCCAGAAGATGCTGCATTTTGGAAATGGATTCCTCGTCGGTCAGCTTCGTGTAGGTCGTCGGGACCATCTCGATCTCCGCCGAAACGAATTCGTACCCCTTTGCCTCCAGGTCGGCCAGAACGCCGCTGAAGTCATCCGGCTCCGTGTAGATCTCGAACACATCCTCGTCGGCCTGAAAATCGGAGGCGCCCGCTTCCAGACAGTCTTCCATCACCTTGTCCTCGCTCAGGCCTTCTTTTTCGATGACCAGCACGCCCTTGCGGCTGAACAGGAAGGAAACGCAGCCGTTTGTGCCGAGGTTTCCGCCGAACTTATCGAAATAGTGGCGGATGTCGCCCGCCGTGCGGTTCCGGTTGTCCGTCAGCGTCTCCACGATCACGGCGATCCCGTTCGGGCCGTATCCCTCGTAGACGATATTCTCATATTTGTTCTCGTCGCCATCCCCGGCCGCTTTTTTGATGATGCGCTCGATGTTGTCGTTCGGCACGTTGGCGGCTTTTGCCTTGGCGATGCAGTCCTTCAGCTTGGAGTTGGATCTCGGGTCCGGCCCGCCGCCCTCTTTGACCGCTACGGCGAGTTCACGCCCGATTTTTGTGAAGACCTTTGCTCGTGCACCGTCTATTTTTTCCTTTTTCCGCTTGATGGTGCTCCACTTTGAATGGCCTGACATGTGTTTTTAGCCTCCCAAATAATATGCTGAACTCCATTTTATCATATTTTATCCTGCATGGCAAGCGCGGCCTTTCGGGCCTGCCGCGCGGCCCGGAGAGAGGCTTCCCCGCCGTTTGTTCCATCCAGCCCCGTCAGGGCGACGACGGATTCCAGCCGGGTGTTCATCACGGAAAAAATCATGCGCAGCTGCTTTTCCATGATCGCAGCGCCGTCCGCGTTTTCCGACCCCGCCGTCGCGAGCAGGACCGCCCTTTTCGGCTTTTCGATCGGCGGCTTTTTCCGTAGGGAAAACCGGGCTTCGAAATACCGCTGCGTTCGGTCGAGAATCGCCTTTAACGGCGCAGGAAAGCTCAGGTTATACACCGGGGACGCCACGACCAGAAAATCGGCCCGCCGCAGCAGCCCGTCGATGGAATCCATGTCGGAAAAAGAGCAGGCCTCCCGCGTTTTGCAGAAGCCGCAGGCAACGCACGGCCGGATGTTCTCCCGGTATGCGTCGATCACGGCGATCTCCGTCTCCCGGTCCACGGCCTGTAAAAATTCTTCCAGCAGCCGCGCGGTCGCCCCATTCTGATGCGGGGAGCCGAAAAGAACCAGAAGCGTTTTCCGATCCGCCACCGTTTTCACCCGCCCTTTCTTTTTATTCGCTTTATTTTAGCATTCCCCGGTCAAAAGCGCAAGAAGGACAGATATTCGTCGGAAAGGCCTTGCTTTTTGGGGAAAGATAGGATATAATATTTTTCGTCCTTTATGCCGGTGTGATGGAATTGGCAGACGTGCGGCACTCAAAATGCCGTGTCCTTTGGACGTGTCGGTTCGAGTCCGACCACCGGCACCAGACTGAGTCTGGACGCAATTCGCGTCCGGGCTCTTTATTTTGTCTCACCTTGTCACTCGCGCTTTTACTTTGTTTGTCGTTATGAACACTCGCACCAGCAGGCTGGTCCTGCACGCACGACGCGCTCCCCACGATGTGGGGAGCCGTTTTGTTTTACGCCCGCGTTTTGAAGCTGCATCTATATGGTACGAATGACACAGACTGCCGGATCGTTTTACCGGAAGAAGTCGATTCTGAAAGGGATCGACTTCTTTTGCTTTGCATGGTAGAATGAAAAAGAAATTCTGATCATTTATATTTATCTATTTAAAAATGAGGAGAAGGGCAAATGGAATATTCTGCTATTGCATTGGTGTGTATTGTCGGGCTGCTGGCATATCGTGAAATTTTGGCATTAAAAAGAGAAATTCGAAGTCAAGAAAAACGTCTGGACCAATTAGCCAAACTGACAGGTCATGGAGACTTATCTTCCCATTTGGTTCCTGATGAAATAAAAGAGCAGGCGATCCAGTTAAAACGGGCCGGAAAAGAGGTCGAAGCGATTAAAAAAATTCGGGAAGAAACCCAAATGGATTTAGAGCTTGTCTGTAAAATTGAAGGGATTGTATTATTTGACCAAAATGGCAATGGAGGCGAGGTAAACGAAAGCGAGATAGGAACTGTCCTTCTTGTCGTATCTGGTTGCTACTCTGCGAAACCATTTCAGCTTTTGAAAGAAACATTCAACCAGATGGCGCTCTTTGTATAGCCACCAGTCGCAATCCCACGGGTTTGAGACATTGGATTGGGGTGGAATTGTATAGGTGGCGCCATGCTCCGCGATGTAGCTTCTGATTTTTTCAGCACCGTAAGCCTTATCACCCAGCACATTGCTCCCATTGAGAGAGACTTTCGACAGCAATGTGACCGCATGGACAGAGTCATGGTCGTTTCCGGGTGAGAGAAGAAACTCTACAGGATTCCCCAGCCCATCCACTATCGTGTGGAGCTTCGTGTTCAGGCCCCCACGGGAACGGCCTACCGCTTTGGATTGCCCTTTTTTACACCGCCGTTGGCGCTTTCGTGTACCTTCACGGAGGTGGAATCAATGCTCAGATTTTCCATGTCCGCATCACTGCTGAGCGCTCGGAAAACGGTCTCCAACGTTCCATCATCGCGCCACTTACAAAAACGGGTATAGACCCCCTTCCACTTTCCGTAATATTCCGGCAGTTCTCGCCACTGGCAACCGCTGCGCGCAATCCATAGCATGCCGTTAAGCATTGTGCGGTTATCTTTCCGCGGCCTTCCTTTTTTACCTGTCAGTTCGGGTGGAAGCAGGTCTTTAATACGGTTCCATTCTTCATTTGTCAATTCATATCGTCTCATACCATCTAGTCTACTGGTTCCATGCTTTTTATGCAACTTTTATTTTACAGACAAGCCCTAGTTGAAGCCAAAAGATATGTTGATAAATTGGTATGATGAGCATAATGGGAGAAAATAAGTGATTCAATCCCATATTGATCCGAAAACGAAATAAGCGTATCATGAGCTTAATCACAGAGATACGAGACGGGAAAGAGAGGTATGTATGAGCTCGACGATTTATTATTTTTCTGCTACGGGCAATTCGCTGACCATCGCCCGGCAAATCGCCAAAAGGCTCGGGGATTGCACGATCCGCTCCATGGCCTCGGAACCGCCGGATGAACCTGTCGGCGGCCCCGGCCAATCGATCGGTTTCGTCTTTCCGGTTTTTTATATCGGATTGCCGAGGCTCGTCAAACGCTTTGCGGAAAGACTGGATATCCGGAAAGGAACGGATTGCTTCGCCTTTATCAACTTCGGCGGGACCGGAGCCGACACCCTGGGGATGCTGGAGGATATCCTGAAAGAAAAAGGCGTCCGTCTGTCCTATGCGGACGGAGTGAAGATGCCGGGGAATTATATCGTCAAGTACCAGGCTTTCGCTCCCGACGTCGTACAAAGGCTGATCAAAAACGCCATGGAAAAGGCGGATGAAGCCGCCGAGGCGATCGCCGGGGGCAAATTGCAGCCGGTCAGAAGAAGGGCCAGGCTGATCAGCAGGATTGCCAACCGCAGTTACTTATACAGGGGAGTCGCCGAATGGGACGAAAAATTCAACGCGACTGGTCGGTGCACCGGCTGTGGGCTGTGCGCCAAAGTATGTCCTGTCGGCAATATCAGAATAGAAGGCGGGCGTCCGATTTGGCGGCATCATTGCGAGCGGTGCCTTGCCTGCATTCAGTGGTGTCCGTGCGAGGCGATCGAGTACGGCAAACAGACGATCGGGCGGTGGAGATATCACAATCCCAGCGTGGAGGCGAAAGACATCATCAGCCGGGGCGAATGAAATAATGGAATCGGCTTGCCCCGACGGAATTTGTGGAGGAAGCAGATGGATTATACGGAAATCAACGCCGATACGATAGACAGATGGGTGGAAGAGGGATGGGAATGGGGCGCGCCGATTTCCCATGAGCAGTTTGTGGATGCCCTGAACGGCAGATGGTCCATGCTTTTGACGCCGACGAAACCGGTTCCCAAAGACTGGTATCCGGAGCTGACCGGGAAAAGGGTGCTCGGCTTAGCCTCGGGGGGAGGCCAGCAAATGCCTGTTTTTGCCGCGCTTGGCGCTGAATGTACCGTCCTTGATTATTCCGAAAAGCAGATAGAGAGCGATTTGTCTGTTGCGGGAAGAGAAGGATATCAAATCGATGCCATCCGCGCGGATATGACAAAGCCCTTGCCGTTCGACAGCGATTCATTCGACCTGATTTTCCATCCCGTATCGAACTGCTATATCGAGGATGTCATGCATGTTTGGAGGGAATGCTATCGCATCCTGAAAAAGGGCGGCAGGTTAATGGCGGGATTGGATAACGGATTCAATTTTCTTTTTGATGAAGAGGAAAAGGAAATAAAATATCGGCTCCCATTTAACCCCTTGAAGGACGGAGAGCTATTGAAATCGCTGGAAAAAGAGGATTCCGGGATTCAGTTTTCGCACACGCTCGAAGAACAGATCCGCGGGCAACTGAAGGCCGGGTTTACGCTGCTCGATCTTTATGAAGATACGAACGGGACCGGCTTCCTTCATGAATATGGTGTGCCGACCTTTTGGGCGACCATGGCTGTCAAATAATTTCATGGTGAAAACTTTTGGACCCGGTTGAAAAATCAGGAGGTTTTTTCGGCTGAAATTGCGCTTCAAAAATCAGGAATGGATGGAAGGGGGAATCGAAATGCTGTTTGAACAGAAAACGATCTGTCTGAAAAACGGGAAAGAATGTATTTTCAGAAGCCCTTCGGCGGAGGATGCCGCCGGCATGGCGGAGCATCTGAAAAGATGCGCGGCGGAAACCCCGTTCGTTTTGCGCTATCCGGAGGAATGCGTCGAAACTCCCGAACAGGAGGCATCGTTTCTGACGGGCATCAACGAATCCGAAAACGGCATGATGATTGTCTGTATCGTTGACGGCGGGATCGCGGGCA
This window of the Ruminococcaceae bacterium BL-6 genome carries:
- a CDS encoding Integrase/recombinase XerD; the encoded protein is MLLEDSVKEFIFECQIRQYTPKTVKGYRNNLEYLVNYLKEIHHLTNIEQVTEFHLKSFFAYQIKRNRKETYLNGLIKTYRSFYKYLMEEDYIDRNPILKVKWMKEPKVIIQTFSDAEVKRMLEAYSNIDYLSVRNKAIIAMLFDTGIRNYELCSLKSDNIQDTSIIIYGKGKKERQVGKSPYLSKILMKYERAKRYFFEFKNPKSDAYFLSRTGRPLTNVAIENIVRIAGKKAKVSNTIRCSPHTCRHTFAQMQLRNGIDVYSLSRLMGHENIKITQRYLEGLKDSNIVKQSVKTSPLMNL
- the yrbC gene encoding putative factor regulating gene expression (Evidence 3 : Putative function from multiple computational evidences; PubMedId : 12060744, 18641136, 20647113; Product type f : factor), producing MSGHSKWSTIKRKKEKIDGARAKVFTKIGRELAVAVKEGGGPDPRSNSKLKDCIAKAKAANVPNDNIERIIKKAAGDGDENKYENIVYEGYGPNGIAVIVETLTDNRNRTAGDIRHYFDKFGGNLGTNGCVSFLFSRKGVLVIEKEGLSEDKVMEDCLEAGASDFQADEDVFEIYTEPDDFSGVLADLEAKGYEFVSAEIEMVPTTYTKLTDEESISKMQHLLDSLEDSDDVQNVWHNWENPEEE
- a CDS encoding Flavodoxin family protein, with translation MADRKTLLVLFGSPHQNGATARLLEEFLQAVDRETEIAVIDAYRENIRPCVACGFCKTREACSFSDMDSIDGLLRRADFLVVASPVYNLSFPAPLKAILDRTQRYFEARFSLRKKPPIEKPKRAVLLATAGSENADGAAIMEKQLRMIFSVMNTRLESVVALTGLDGTNGGEASLRAARQARKAALAMQDKI
- a CDS encoding protein of unknown function (Evidence 5 : Unknown function), which gives rise to MVRMTQTAGSFYRKKSILKGIDFFCFAW
- a CDS encoding protein of unknown function (Evidence 5 : Unknown function); amino-acid sequence: MEYSAIALVCIVGLLAYREILALKREIRSQEKRLDQLAKLTGHGDLSSHLVPDEIKEQAIQLKRAGKEVEAIKKIREETQMDLELVCKIEGIVLFDQNGNGGEVNESEIGTVLLVVSGCYSAKPFQLLKETFNQMALFV
- a CDS encoding Tnp_DDE_dom domain-containing protein; this translates as MDGLGNPVEFLLSPGNDHDSVHAVTLLSKVSLNGSNVLGDKAYGAEKIRSYIAEHGATYTIPPQSNVSNPWDCDWWLYKERHLVECFFQKLKWFRRVATRYDKKDSSYLAFVYLASIAILVK
- a CDS encoding transposase, which gives rise to MRRYELTNEEWNRIKDLLPPELTGKKGRPRKDNRTMLNGMLWIARSGCQWRELPEYYGKWKGVYTRFCKWRDDGTLETVFRALSSDADMENLSIDSTSVKVHESANGGVKKGNPKR
- a CDS encoding Ferredoxin, encoding MSSTIYYFSATGNSLTIARQIAKRLGDCTIRSMASEPPDEPVGGPGQSIGFVFPVFYIGLPRLVKRFAERLDIRKGTDCFAFINFGGTGADTLGMLEDILKEKGVRLSYADGVKMPGNYIVKYQAFAPDVVQRLIKNAMEKADEAAEAIAGGKLQPVRRRARLISRIANRSYLYRGVAEWDEKFNATGRCTGCGLCAKVCPVGNIRIEGGRPIWRHHCERCLACIQWCPCEAIEYGKQTIGRWRYHNPSVEAKDIISRGE
- the ybaJ gene encoding Uncharacterized methyltransferase YbaJ — protein: MDYTEINADTIDRWVEEGWEWGAPISHEQFVDALNGRWSMLLTPTKPVPKDWYPELTGKRVLGLASGGGQQMPVFAALGAECTVLDYSEKQIESDLSVAGREGYQIDAIRADMTKPLPFDSDSFDLIFHPVSNCYIEDVMHVWRECYRILKKGGRLMAGLDNGFNFLFDEEEKEIKYRLPFNPLKDGELLKSLEKEDSGIQFSHTLEEQIRGQLKAGFTLLDLYEDTNGTGFLHEYGVPTFWATMAVK